The genomic segment ATGCGCGCCGCCTTGGCGGCATAGACAGGGTCATCGCGCAGGATATGGCCGTACTCTTTGACTGTGACGCCGCAGCCCGAAGCATTCATCACCAGCGCCTCTACGCCGTCCAGCACATAGGGCCACCAGGCGTCGATGTTGGCGCGCATCTGCGCCTTGCCGCCGTCCTGGTCGTTGAGGTGGAATTTGACTGCACCGCAGCACCCTGCAGCGGGTGCCAGCAAGGGCTGGATACCGGCCGCATCCAGCACCCGGGCCGTGGCGCTGTTGATATTGGGAGACATGCTGGGCTGCACGCAACCGGCCAGCATCAACACCTGGCGCGGGTGCTCCCGGTCGGGCCATTGGCCGGCATCCTGCGGCGCGGGCACTTTGTTTTTCAGGCTTTGGGGCAGCAGCGGGCGCACCAGTTGGCCCAGCTTCATGGCAGGGGCGAACAGGGGGAAGGCAGCCCCTCTTTCAGCGCCCAGCGCAGGGCCTTCTCGCCCGCGGGCCGGGGCACTTTGGCATCAACCAGCTTGCGCCCAATGTCGACCAGATGGCCGTAGTCCACCCCGCTGGGGCAGGTGCTTTCGCAGTTGCGGCAGGTCAGGCAACGGTCGAGGTGCATCTGGGTGGCGCGCGTGGGCTCTTGACCTTCCAGCACCTGCTTCATCAGGTAGATGCGGCCGCGCGGGCCATCAAGCTCATCGCCGAGCAGCTGGTAGGTCGGGCACGTTGCGGTGCAAAAACCGCAATGGACACATTTGCGCAGAATGGCCTCGGCGGCTTGGCCGTCCGGGGTGTTCTGGTATTCGGGGGCGAGTTGGGTCTGCATAAGGTGTGGTGAGTGGCGCCCGGCGTCAGAAGTCGGGGTAGAGCCTGCCGGCGTTGAAGATACCGGCCGGATCGAACGCGGCCTTGAGGCGTTTGAGCAAAGCGGCCTGCCCCGGAACATCAGAGCGAAATTGGCACTTGGCGCTGGTAAGGTCTGCGGCTCCAGCTACAAAAACCATAGCATTACCACCGACTGCGCGAGCCACGGTCTGCAATTGAGGTCCGGCTTGCAACGGCGCCCAGAGCCAACGCACACCGCCATGCCACTCGATCAGCTGCGCCCAGGGCAAGTCCAGCACTGGCGCGGTTTGCGCCACCGACAAGCGCCACAAGGCGTGACCGGTGGCCGCACCGTCGGTAAAGAAGGGCAGCGTCTGGTCGCGACAACGGTCCCAATCGGCGGCGGCTTGCGCCGGGTCCATGCGCTCGCCCGGTACCTCGCGCAACATGCGCTGGCCGGCCGCTTCCACGGCGGCCACCGCTCCGCGCAGTCGCACAAACAGCAAATCTTGTCCCGCCACACCCGCGCTCTCGTCGTGCACCCAGCAGCTGGCATTCAGGGGCAGCGGCTCGCCGGCCCAGCGGTGGAGTTGCTCGAGGGCGGCCGCTTGCCCTAGCGGGAACACCAGCGTGGCCTCGGCGGGGGCGAAGGGCAGCACCTTGAGCGAGACCTCGGTCATCAGGCCCAGGGTGCCCATAGCTCCTGCCATCAGGCGGGACACGTCGTAACCGGCCACGTTTTTCATGACCTGGCCGCCGAAGGTCAGGTACTCCCCGCGACCGTTGATGAGTTTCAAGCCCAGCACATAGTCGCGCACGCTGCCAACGCTGGCACGGGCGGGGCCTGCCAAACCACTGGCCACCAAACCACCCACGGTAGCGGTGCTCGCTGTGGCGCCGGCAACGCGGGTAGACCACTGGTAGTGCGGCGGCTCGAAAGGCAGACACTGGCCTCGCTCGGCCAGCAGGGCCTCGAGGGTGGAGAGCGGTGTTCCGGTGGCCACCGTGACCACCAGCTCGCTGGGCGCGTAATCGACCACGCCGCTCAGGCTGCGGGTGTCGAGCAGGCCTGCGGGCTGGAGGCAACCATAAAGTCTTTACTGCCTCCGCCGCGAATCTGCAGAGGCGTCTGGTCCGCTGCGGCGGCACGGATCTGGTCAACAAAGGGCTGGATGGCGGCGGGCAAGGGCAACATGGCGGCAATGGTAAGCGGCCCCCCTGCCCTGCGGCGTGAATTTTTTGAACAGCCAAACGCCGGAAATTTGAGTCCCTGCCGCCCCGGGCCAGGCCGCCCTCAGGCCCTTGGGTCTTGAGGCTCAGTCCGCGAAGGCCTGCACCGGCAGCCCCGCCACGTCCACACGCATGAAGAACACCGCGCCCGACAAAGGAAACTGCGCGAGCTCCGCGGCACTGCGTCCGTGCCGGGCCGTGGTGATGTAGAGGGTTTTGAGGTCCTCTCCGCCAAAACAGGGCATGGTCGGGCACTGGGCCGGCGTCTCCAAGCTGGCCAACAGGCGGCCGTCCGGTGCAAATTTGCAGATGCGGCGCCCTTCAAACATGGCCGCGTAGTAATTGCCCTCGACATCCACCGCAGCGCCATCCGGGCGGCCGGCATAGTGGGTGTTCTCGAAGGTCCAGCCGGCGGGCTTGGGCTCGTACTGGCGCCAGACGCGGTGGGCGCTCAGGGCGTTGGCTTGAAGGTCAAAGTCCCACGCGTGGGTCACATGGTTCGGTGTGTCCGACCAGTAGACGGTGCGCTGGTCAGGGCTCCAGGCCAAGCCGTTGGCGGTCAGCGCATCGCCCGCATGCTTTTGCACCACAGCAGCGCCGGAGCGGCAATCGATGGAGTACAGCTCCGCGGCCCGTCCGGCCTTGGGCTCGTCGATCGTGCCCACCCAGAAGCGGCCCAAGGCATCGCACTTGCCATCGTTGGCGCGAATGACTGCGGTGTCATACGGCAAGGTAGCAATACGCTCCAGCTCTCCGCCCCACGAGTGGGCGCGGAAAACGCCATCGCGCAGGGCGATCACCAGGCCGCCTTTGGCTGCGGGGGCAATGCAACCGGGTTCGCTGGGCATGTCCCAACGCTGCACGGTGCCCATGTAAATATTAGCCCGCAGAATGGCTTTGCCGGGAATATCCACCCAGTACAGCTGCTGCTCAGCGGGGTGCCAGAACGGGGACTCGCCCAGCTCGAAAAGGTCTTCACTCAATGCGTGCCAGCTCATACCTGCTCCTCCACGGTGACTTGCATACTGCAGCTCCAGCTCTCGCCCGGCTGTAGCACCCGCACGCCGAGACTGTCGGCGCTGGCGCCGGTCGTGGCCATCAAGTTCAGCGCATTGTTGACGTGGCTGACCGGCTCGACCGCGATGTTGTCGCGCTCGGGGGTGGTGAAGACCACCAGACGGCTGAGTGCCGAGCGAACGGTGATGTGCATCAGGGCATCGCGCAAGTGCAGCGCGCCGCCCCAGCCATCAAAACAATGGTCTACCGTCAGGGTGTCGGTCGATTGATCCAGCCCTGCATGGGGCGCGCGATGGGTCGGCAGTTTGTCCGCGGCCATTTCCCAGCGGCCGGTGGCGGCAAATTGCACCGTGGCACCGGCGCGCTTGACAAAGTAAGGGTGCCAACCCAGACCCACCGGCGCAGGGCTGGCGCCTTGGTTGGTCACGCTCAGGCCGAGATCCAGAGTGCCGTCGCCCAAGCGAAAGGTTTGCGAGCAATCAAAATCAAAGGGCCAGGCTGCATCGGCTCGGTGCTCCATGGAGAGTAAGGCCGAGTTCTCGGTGCTCTCGAGCACAGTCCAGGGGCGCTCCCATCCGATGCCGTGGATCGTGTGGGGCTCCGGATCGAAGTTCCGGATCAGGGGGTGGCTGGTTCCGTCCCACTGCAATTGCCCATGGCCGATGCGGTTGGAAAACGGCACCAAAGGAAAACTTGCGGACTGGCGCACGCTGGTCAACTCTGCGCCCGGTGTGGAGCGCATGACGGGCAGGTCGCGCCACCACAAACCGGCGATCGCACCGCCCAGTGCGGGGCAAAGATCGCAGCGCAATGCGCCATGGCGCAGGGTCAAAGGGGTACTCATGAGGAATCGATCCTTGGGTTGTTTGCAACTGCGCTGGATTGTGCACCTGCGCCCATCAAAAAACCCGGCTCACCTTGCGGTGGCCGGGTTTGGGGCGGGTTTCGAAACCCGTCTGAAACTGCGGCGCGCTGCGCCGCATTCAGAGTTTAGCGGTTGTAAGCGGTTTCGCCGTGGCTGGAGATGTCCAGACCTTCGCGCTCTTCTTCTTCAGAGACGCGCAGACCGATCACCAAGTCCACCAACTTGAAGGCGATGAAGGACACCACGCCCGACCACACGATGGTGATCAACACGCCTTCCGCCTGGATCCATACCTGGTTGGCGATGGAGTACTCAGCGCCCACAGCGTTGGCCACGTAGTCATACACGCCGGTGCCACCCAAGGAAGGCGCTGCAAACACGCCGGTCAACAAAGCGCCCACGATACCGCAGACACCGTGCACACCGAACACGTCGAGGGAGTCGTCTGCGCCCAAGAGACGCTTCAGGCCGTTCACACCCCACAGGCCAGCAAAGCCGCCGATCAAGCCGATAGCGATGGAGCCCATAGGACCCACGAAACCGCAAGCAGGAGTGATCGCCACCAAACCAGCCACTGCACCGGAGGCCGCACCCAACATGGAAGCCTTGCCGCGGGACAGAGCTTCACCGGTAATCCAGGCCAAAGTAGCGGCAGCCGTTGCCAACATGGTGTTGATGAAGGCCAATGCAGTCAGACCGTTGGCTTCCAGGTTGGAGCCGGCGTTGAAGCCGAACCAGCCGAACCACAGCATGGCAGCGCCCACCATGGTCAAAGTCAGGCTGTGAGGAGCCATGGGCTCTTTGCCGTAACCGATACGCTTGCCCACCACGTAGGCACCGACCAAACCAGCAACCGCTGCGTTGATGTGCACCACGGTGCCGCCAGCGAAGTCCAAGGCACCCTTGCCCCACAAGTAACCGGCAGCTGCCACGACTTTTTCCAGGGAGGCGGCGTCGGAGATGGCGTCAGGGCCGGCCCAGTACCAGACCATGTGTGCCATGGGCAGGTAGCTGAAGGTGAACCAGATCACGCAGAAAGCCAGTACCGCAGAGAACTTGATGCGCTCAGCGAAGGCACCCACGATCAGGGCGCAAGTGATGGCCGCGAAAGTGGCTTGGAAAGCAATGAAGGTCAACTCAGGAATCACCACGCCCTTGCTGAAGGTAGCGGCCACCGAGTCCACGGTGACGCCCTTCAGGAACAGCTTGTCGAAAGTACCGAAGAAGGCACCGTCACCGCCGAAGGCCAAGGTGTAGCCGTAAATGGCCCACAACACGTAGATCAGTGCAGTGACCACGAACACTTGCATCAGCACCGACAACATGTTCTTGCTGCGGACTAGGCCGCCGTAGAACAAAGCCAGACCGGGCAAGGTCATGAACAGGACCATGGCCGTCGAGATCGTCATCCAGGCGGTGTCGCCCTTGTTAGGAACCGGTGCAGGTGCAGCGGCTGGAGCCGCTTCAGCGGCAG from the Rhodoferax potami genome contains:
- a CDS encoding aldose 1-epimerase; its protein translation is MSTPLTLRHGALRCDLCPALGGAIAGLWWRDLPVMRSTPGAELTSVRQSASFPLVPFSNRIGHGQLQWDGTSHPLIRNFDPEPHTIHGIGWERPWTVLESTENSALLSMEHRADAAWPFDFDCSQTFRLGDGTLDLGLSVTNQGASPAPVGLGWHPYFVKRAGATVQFAATGRWEMAADKLPTHRAPHAGLDQSTDTLTVDHCFDGWGGALHLRDALMHITVRSALSRLVVFTTPERDNIAVEPVSHVNNALNLMATTGASADSLGVRVLQPGESWSCSMQVTVEEQV
- a CDS encoding SMP-30/gluconolactonase/LRE family protein, whose amino-acid sequence is MSWHALSEDLFELGESPFWHPAEQQLYWVDIPGKAILRANIYMGTVQRWDMPSEPGCIAPAAKGGLVIALRDGVFRAHSWGGELERIATLPYDTAVIRANDGKCDALGRFWVGTIDEPKAGRAAELYSIDCRSGAAVVQKHAGDALTANGLAWSPDQRTVYWSDTPNHVTHAWDFDLQANALSAHRVWRQYEPKPAGWTFENTHYAGRPDGAAVDVEGNYYAAMFEGRRICKFAPDGRLLASLETPAQCPTMPCFGGEDLKTLYITTARHGRSAAELAQFPLSGAVFFMRVDVAGLPVQAFAD
- a CDS encoding ammonium transporter — its product is MKKLLATLALGLSLMTAGSFALAQTAAPAADAPAATASAPEAAAPAAAPAPAAAPAAAEAAPAAAPAPVPNKGDTAWMTISTAMVLFMTLPGLALFYGGLVRSKNMLSVLMQVFVVTALIYVLWAIYGYTLAFGGDGAFFGTFDKLFLKGVTVDSVAATFSKGVVIPELTFIAFQATFAAITCALIVGAFAERIKFSAVLAFCVIWFTFSYLPMAHMVWYWAGPDAISDAASLEKVVAAAGYLWGKGALDFAGGTVVHINAAVAGLVGAYVVGKRIGYGKEPMAPHSLTLTMVGAAMLWFGWFGFNAGSNLEANGLTALAFINTMLATAAATLAWITGEALSRGKASMLGAASGAVAGLVAITPACGFVGPMGSIAIGLIGGFAGLWGVNGLKRLLGADDSLDVFGVHGVCGIVGALLTGVFAAPSLGGTGVYDYVANAVGAEYSIANQVWIQAEGVLITIVWSGVVSFIAFKLVDLVIGLRVSEEEEREGLDISSHGETAYNR